A window of Gasterosteus aculeatus chromosome 9, fGasAcu3.hap1.1, whole genome shotgun sequence contains these coding sequences:
- the LOC144383257 gene encoding uncharacterized protein LOC144383257 isoform X1 has translation MSAKTPIIPSAASAPSSQFLLDNLLCRMDENYNILPHGVNFQDAIFADTSDNRPTFSSLFQFSNSTQGSHSFHVFSFLVGHTGGQQGSVLQPSPSQSRAGQRHGAGLQVEGLGVPQLHAGL, from the exons ATGTCAGCCAAAACACCAATAATTCCCTCAGCCGCTTCAGCTCCCTCCTCACAGTTTCTTCTGGACAATCTCCTCTGCAGGATGGATGAGAACTACAACATCCTCCCCCACGGCGTCAACTTTCAGGACGCCATCTTCGCCGACACGTCCGACAACAGGCCCACCTTCTCCAGCCTCTTCCAGTTTTCCAACAGCACCCAAGGGAGCCATTCTTTCCACGTCTTCAGTTTCTTAGTGGGGCACACAGGAGGACAACAGG GGAGCGTCCTGCAGCCATCTCCATCGCAATCAAGAGCAGG CCAACGCCACGGAGCCGGACTTCAAGTTGAAGGATTGGGTGTTCCTCAACTACacgcagggctgtag
- the LOC144383257 gene encoding uncharacterized protein LOC144383257 isoform X2 has product MSAKTPIIPSAASAPSSQFLLDNLLCRMDENYNILPHGVNFQDAIFADTSDNRPTFSSLFQFSNSTQGSHSFHVFSFLVGHTGGQQANATEPDFKLKDWVFLNYTQGCSGG; this is encoded by the exons ATGTCAGCCAAAACACCAATAATTCCCTCAGCCGCTTCAGCTCCCTCCTCACAGTTTCTTCTGGACAATCTCCTCTGCAGGATGGATGAGAACTACAACATCCTCCCCCACGGCGTCAACTTTCAGGACGCCATCTTCGCCGACACGTCCGACAACAGGCCCACCTTCTCCAGCCTCTTCCAGTTTTCCAACAGCACCCAAGGGAGCCATTCTTTCCACGTCTTCAGTTTCTTAGTGGGGCACACAGGAGGACAACAGG CCAACGCCACGGAGCCGGACTTCAAGTTGAAGGATTGGGTGTTCCTCAACTACacgcagggctgtagtggagggtaa
- the LOC144383254 gene encoding uncharacterized protein LOC144383254, whose amino-acid sequence MLDTLSFFNDNRYHHQIVWRAFHHFLSLSDFKFDFFCYQCGYHPAVIVADANWKLAFDVPLGTFKRPDPDTIADKDLQVDIVKVWSDLDRSQIAEGLISGSSVANPYCLSVGHSTLAPWMGEHTRVGNVLPKTEVKKAMKRKTGDFKHPPKKINEDIILKLIESKKPQKKDLQEACDTLGVSSEGSIADMLNRLQELLNFKDVYPKLFVKLQKAGGGVLHFSCPHGVVYYVNILFWTESARDHTDGLLSFKHFGHFGRCRTGCSSHKQPHKTAIFPAI is encoded by the exons ATGCTTGACACTCTGTCATTTTTCAATGACAACCGGTACCACCATCAAATAGTGTGGAGAGCATTCCATCACTTCCTTTCACTGTCAGACTTCAAGTTTGACTTCTTCTGTTACCAGTGTGGATACCACCCAGCCGTCATTGTAGCAGATGCAAATTGGAAACTGGCCTTCGATGTCCCTC TTGGGACATTTAAAAGGCCTGATCCAGACACCATAGCGGACAAGGACCTACAGGTGGACATTGTCAAGGTGTGGTCGGATCTGGACCGGTCACAAATTGCTGAGGGCCTCATATCAG GGTCTTCGGTGGCGAATCcatattgcttatctgttgGCCACTCCACTTTGGCACCTTGGATGGGAGAGCACACCAGAGTTGGAAACGTTCTCCCTAAAACAGAAGTTAAAAAggcaatgaaaaggaaaactggAGATTTCAAACATcctcccaaaaaaataaatgaggacATAATACTCAAACTGATTGAGTCAAAGAAG CCACAGAAAAAGGATCTCCAGGAAGCTTGTGACACCCTGGGTGTCTCCTCAGAGGGGTCCATAGCCGACATGCTGAACAGGCTTCAGGAATTATTAAACTTCAAAGATGTTTACCCAAAGCTGTTTGTGAAACTGCAGAAAGCTGGTG gtgGAGTACTTCACTTCAGCTGTCCGCATGGCGTTGTGTATTACGTCAACATTCTCTTCTGGACAGAGTCCGCTAGAGATCACACGGACGGGCTGCTGAGTTTTAAACACTTCGGACATTTCGGACGTTGCAGGACAGGTTGCTCGTCACACAAACAACCGCACAAAACAGCAATATTTCCAGCCATTTGA